The genomic segment GGCAGGTGTTCGGGCCCGCTGGTGTCCGGCACGGTGCGGGTGACCGGCGGTACCGAGCAGAAGCGCGCCTGGCTGTCGGCGGCACTGCGGGCCGACGGGGTGTCGGTCGGCGACTCCGGCGGCACCCAGGTCGCGCTGACCGGATACGGCGACACCACCGCCGACCTGTCGCCCGGCGCCGCGGTCACGGTGGCGATGGACGAGCCGTACCTGGCGGCGAAGGTGCACTCGCCGACGGTGCTGGCGAGCTTCGGCGCCACCCAGGAGTCGATGGTCGCGGTCGCCGACGTGCTCGCCGGCCGGGCGCGGGCGACCGGCCGCTCCCCGGTGGCGGTGCCCGGCCTGCCCCGATCCGCCTGCTGACCGGTCTCGTCCCGGCCGCGGTCAGAGGATGCCGCGCCGGCGGGCCTCGGCGACCGCGGTGGTGCGGTTGTCGGCCCGCAGCTTCGCGTACACCTGCACCAGGTGCGACTTGACGGTGGCCTCGGTGATGAACAACCGGCGGCCGATCGCCTGGTTGGACAGCCCGTCGGCGACCATCGCCAGGATCTGCGTCTCGCGCCGGGTCAGCGCCGGTTCCGGAGTTCGGGCGCGTTCCACCAGCCGGGTGGCCACCGACGGGGCCAGCACGGTACGGCCGGCCGCGGTGTCGTGCACCGCGGCGAGCAACTGCTCGGGCGTGGCGTCCTTGAGCAGGTAACCGGCAGCACCGGCGGCGATCGCCGGCAGGATGTCGGCGTCCCGGTCGTAGGTGGTCAGGATCAGCACCCGGGGTGGGTCGGGCTGGTGGCGGATCAGATCGGTCGCCTGGGCGCCGTCGATGCCGCCGCCCAGCGCCAGGTCCATCAACACCACGTCGGGGCGCAGTACCGCGGCCTGCTCGACACCGTCCGCGCCGTTCGCCGCCTCGCCGACCACGCTGATCTCGGGGTCGGCGCCGAGCGCCGCGCGCAGCCCGCCGCGTACCACCGGATGGTCGTCGACCAGCAGCACCCGGATCATCGGACGTCCTCCTGCCGCGGCACGGTGAGGTTGACCGCGGTACCCCGGCCGGGCGCGGTGTCGATCGACAGGCTGCCGCCGACCTCGTCGGCGCGCGCCCGCATTCCGCCGATGCCCAGCCCGGTACCGCTGGTGCCGCCGAGCGGCCGGGCCGGGTCGAAGCCGACCCCGTCGTCGACCACGTCGAGGCTGACCGCGTCCGGCAGGTACGTGAGGGTCAGCTCGACGCGGCCCGCCGCGGCGTGCGCCCGGGCGTTCGCCAGCGCCTCCTGCGCGGTGCGCAGCAGCGTGACCGCGACCGGGGTGGGCAGCGGGGCCGGCGCCCCCTCGACGTGCAGCCGGGTACGGTCGCCGGGCTGGTCGGCCACGATGCGGCGGAGCGCGTCGGGCAGCGAGGCGCCGGCGAGTTCGGCCGGGGTCAGGTCGCGCACCAACCGCCGGGTGTCGGCGAGGGCGCCGCGGGCCGCCCCGATCGCCGTGTCGAGCTGGTCGACCAGCGGCTCCGGTACGGCCGGGCCGCCCCGGTGACCGCGGACTGGCGGGCGGTGCGCAGCACCAGCACGATGCTGGTCAGGCTCTGGGTGATGGTGTCGTGGATCTCCCGGGCCAGCCGCTCCCGTTCGGCGAGGACCCCGGCGTCCCGCTGCGAGGCGGCGAGCCGGTCCTGCGCGGCGGTCAGCTCGTCGAGCAGCTCGGCCCGCTGGCGTAGCTGGTCGGCGAGGTCCCGGTAGACGACCGTGATCATGACCGCGACCAGCGCTCCGACGACCGGACCGACCACCGCGGCGGCGTCCCAGCGGTCCCGGTCGGCGGCGATCACCGCGATCGTGCCGGCGGTCAGCGCGGCCACCACCGGCACCGAGGCGGCCAGCGGGAGCAGCTGGGTGGCGAGCAGGAACAGCGGGAACGCCAGCCAGACGAAGCTCGCCGAGCCGAGCGCGAGCGCCGCGCACCCGGCGACCAGTACGGCGAGCCAGCCGATCGCGAGCCCCCGGGTGCCGCGGCGCCGGGCCAGCACCACACCGGCCGCGTACCAGCCGGCGACCAGCACCGTGCCGGCGAGCAGGACCGGCCAGCCCGGCTCCCCGGCGGTACCGGCGGCGCCGAGCGCCAGCAGCCCGAGGAACAGGACGTGTTCGCTGCGGCGCAGCAGCAGCAACGCCATCGAGCGGGACGGGCGGACAGCCATGGTGCTGCTCACGCTAGCCGGCGCTGCCCGGCGGCCGGGACCGTTCGCCCGCCCCCGGGCGGGCGCGACGGGCGCGTCGCCGGCCCGAGCCTCAGCCATTGGCGGCGGCGACCAGCTCGGGTTCGCGGTCCGGGCGGTGCGGCCGGGACGGCCACCAGATCCGGTCGCCGACCAGTGCGAACACCGCCGGTACCACGATCGTCCGGACCAGCAGGGTGTCGATCAGGACGCCGAGGCCGACGATCAGGCCG from the Actinocatenispora thailandica genome contains:
- a CDS encoding response regulator gives rise to the protein MIRVLLVDDHPVVRGGLRAALGADPEISVVGEAANGADGVEQAAVLRPDVVLMDLALGGGIDGAQATDLIRHQPDPPRVLILTTYDRDADILPAIAAGAAGYLLKDATPEQLLAAVHDTAAGRTVLAPSVATRLVERARTPEPALTRRETQILAMVADGLSNQAIGRRLFITEATVKSHLVQVYAKLRADNRTTAVAEARRRGIL
- a CDS encoding histidine kinase encodes the protein MAVRPSRSMALLLLRRSEHVLFLGLLALGAAGTAGEPGWPVLLAGTVLVAGWYAAGVVLARRRGTRGLAIGWLAVLVAGCAALALGSASFVWLAFPLFLLATQLLPLAASVPVVAALTAGTIAVIAADRDRWDAAAVVGPVVGALVAVMITVVYRDLADQLRQRAELLDELTAAQDRLAASQRDAGVLAERERLAREIHDTITQSLTSIVLVLRTARQSAVTGAARPYRSRWSTSSTRRSGRPAAPSPTPGGWCAT
- a CDS encoding sensor histidine kinase: MRDLTPAELAGASLPDALRRIVADQPGDRTRLHVEGAPAPLPTPVAVTLLRTAQEALANARAHAAAGRVELTLTYLPDAVSLDVVDDGVGFDPARPLGGTSGTGLGIGGMRARADEVGGSLSIDTAPGRGTAVNLTVPRQEDVR